The following coding sequences lie in one Bacillota bacterium genomic window:
- the brxL gene encoding BREX system Lon protease-like protein BrxL has protein sequence MNQLIQMMEKMKSIFSQVVVYKNPQYSNFFQSLNIPSFLRDWLVMKFSGKGEKINFEEMQEFISRYIPRRSDWERIKAEMVNEGRRARFLAKVQVTIDIQSGEGLFQLPDFGFPRKRYEARISGRLLREKKDELLLSSETWGVVELEWTPEGVKGRKDQGSIVMIDFTSFRPYTIDLDFYREARKEFSLEEWLDVLLLAVDYHPLGFLESQEKLTLLSRLLPFVEKRLNLVELAPKGTGKSYLFSQISKYGWLVSGGSMSRARLFYDLSRRETGLVSRYDYVALDEIQTINFPDEEEIRGALKGYLESGEYRVGDHHGVGEAGVVLLGNISQESMDENRNMLRELPRVFHESALLDRFHGFIKGWEIPRMRENMKAEGWGLNTEYFSEVMHALRDDVRYAGVVDEMVLVPKGADTRDTRAVKRLATAWLKLLFPHVTQPGEMNPKTDFKSYCLEPALKMRGLIRRQLHLMDAEYTSVLPQIEVLGSEGFEGCN, from the coding sequence GTGAACCAATTGATCCAGATGATGGAAAAAATGAAATCCATTTTCAGCCAGGTGGTGGTTTATAAAAATCCCCAATACAGCAACTTCTTCCAAAGCTTGAACATACCTTCTTTTTTACGTGATTGGTTGGTGATGAAGTTCTCTGGTAAAGGAGAAAAGATAAACTTCGAGGAAATGCAGGAGTTTATAAGCCGCTACATTCCCCGGCGCAGCGACTGGGAACGGATAAAAGCTGAAATGGTAAACGAAGGCCGACGGGCGCGCTTTCTGGCTAAAGTTCAGGTGACCATAGATATCCAGTCCGGCGAGGGTCTTTTCCAACTACCTGATTTTGGTTTTCCCCGTAAGAGATACGAAGCGCGCATCAGCGGGCGGCTGCTACGGGAAAAAAAGGATGAACTCCTTCTTTCTTCCGAGACCTGGGGTGTGGTGGAACTGGAATGGACGCCGGAAGGGGTAAAAGGGAGAAAGGATCAGGGCAGCATTGTTATGATTGATTTCACCTCTTTCCGCCCCTACACCATCGACTTGGATTTTTACCGGGAGGCTCGCAAGGAATTTTCGTTAGAAGAGTGGTTAGATGTCTTACTCCTTGCCGTAGACTATCACCCCTTAGGTTTTTTAGAGTCTCAGGAGAAACTTACCCTTTTAAGCCGCCTTTTACCTTTCGTGGAAAAAAGGTTAAACTTGGTGGAATTGGCACCTAAAGGAACAGGAAAGTCCTATCTTTTTTCCCAGATTAGTAAGTACGGTTGGCTGGTAAGCGGTGGGAGCATGAGCCGAGCGCGCCTCTTTTACGACTTAAGCCGGCGGGAGACGGGCTTGGTGAGCCGCTATGATTATGTCGCACTGGATGAGATCCAAACCATTAACTTTCCCGATGAAGAGGAAATACGCGGGGCCCTTAAAGGGTATCTAGAGAGTGGAGAGTACCGGGTGGGAGATCATCACGGTGTGGGCGAAGCTGGTGTGGTGTTGCTGGGCAATATCAGCCAAGAGTCTATGGATGAAAACAGAAATATGCTCAGAGAACTTCCCCGGGTTTTTCACGAATCTGCTTTACTTGATCGTTTTCACGGGTTTATTAAAGGATGGGAAATCCCGCGGATGCGGGAGAACATGAAAGCCGAAGGTTGGGGATTGAATACCGAGTATTTCTCAGAGGTAATGCATGCTTTACGAGACGATGTTCGCTATGCCGGCGTGGTAGATGAAATGGTCCTCGTTCCTAAAGGGGCGGATACCCGGGATACCCGAGCAGTCAAGCGCCTTGCCACCGCCTGGCTGAAGCTTTTATTTCCCCATGTAACCCAGCCAGGGGAGATGAATCCAAAAACTGATTTTAAAAGCTACTGCCTGGAGCCGGCCCTCAAGATGCGTGGCCTGATCCGCCGGCAACTCCACTTGATGGACGCGGAGTACACTTCGGTTTTACCTCAGATAGAGGTTCTAGGAAGCGAGGGGTTCGAAGGGTGCAACTAA